A genome region from Deinococcus sp. KNUC1210 includes the following:
- a CDS encoding TerD family protein codes for MTAQLIQRGQRVPLSTFTSATRLTLAAHLSMPTEVDISVFGLNEDRKLADDRYFIFYNQLSSPEQAIQMDARTQAITIDLTRLPLGIHRLLLAATTDAQPFSTLQRGQATLSADGREVARFEVTGRDFKAECALMLLEIYRHQGAWRIAGVGQGFSGGLQALLESMGGVVDDTPITPPTPAPKTPAPKSASPAPAPVTWKSLASARLATNGPNTCRRCGNTASFLHRLDANGRCGRCAKETQTGLQRFRVRFQAACADGIMELHEWEDLQQVIFFERLEAPEALAFVRPEAVQLLQRTVMLARANGSIEPHEEEEFHRLQRLLEIPNNLVAQATADLNELRAATKVRQGYLPTVKSSLILESGEIPHLELPATYKHITATRSRDIPGRLTLTSKQVHFSGAGSEGGWSIQYGKVLRIEENPNGVSLELGVKKGSGLYQVEKSLMLSATLDALVRLHKRLLLTPQTERASRHIPQDVRIQVWQRDQGKCVQCKDNNYLEFDHIIPFSQGGASTAGNIQLLCRRCNLAKGDRI; via the coding sequence ATGACCGCTCAACTCATTCAGCGCGGGCAGCGCGTCCCGCTCAGTACCTTTACCTCGGCCACGCGGTTGACGCTCGCCGCCCACCTGTCTATGCCGACCGAAGTAGACATCAGTGTCTTCGGCCTGAATGAGGATCGCAAGCTCGCAGACGACCGCTATTTCATCTTCTATAACCAGCTCAGCAGTCCGGAACAGGCCATCCAGATGGATGCCAGAACCCAGGCCATCACCATCGATCTGACACGCCTGCCTCTAGGCATTCACCGCCTGCTCTTAGCAGCAACCACCGATGCCCAGCCCTTCAGCACGTTGCAGCGCGGGCAGGCCACGCTGAGCGCTGATGGCCGTGAAGTCGCCCGCTTCGAGGTCACGGGCCGCGATTTTAAAGCGGAGTGCGCGCTGATGCTGCTCGAAATTTACCGGCATCAGGGAGCGTGGCGGATCGCGGGTGTTGGGCAGGGCTTCTCCGGCGGTCTCCAAGCGCTTCTGGAATCCATGGGTGGCGTGGTTGACGACACTCCTATAACCCCACCTACGCCAGCCCCAAAAACACCGGCTCCGAAATCAGCATCCCCGGCCCCAGCTCCTGTGACGTGGAAATCGCTGGCCTCTGCACGGCTGGCGACCAATGGGCCGAACACCTGTCGTCGCTGCGGAAACACGGCAAGCTTCCTGCACCGATTGGACGCTAATGGCAGATGTGGCCGCTGTGCGAAGGAAACACAGACCGGGCTTCAGCGGTTCCGTGTGCGGTTCCAAGCAGCCTGCGCTGACGGCATCATGGAACTGCACGAGTGGGAAGATCTCCAGCAGGTCATTTTCTTTGAACGCCTGGAAGCACCAGAGGCGCTGGCCTTTGTCCGGCCTGAGGCGGTACAGCTCCTGCAACGCACGGTCATGCTGGCGCGGGCCAACGGCTCCATCGAACCGCATGAAGAAGAGGAATTCCACCGCCTTCAGCGCTTGCTGGAGATTCCGAACAACTTGGTAGCGCAAGCCACAGCGGATCTGAACGAACTGCGGGCGGCCACGAAGGTCCGGCAGGGCTATCTGCCCACGGTCAAGAGCTCTCTGATTCTGGAAAGTGGTGAAATCCCGCACCTTGAACTACCCGCGACCTATAAGCACATCACAGCGACGCGGTCGCGCGACATCCCCGGACGCTTGACCTTGACCAGTAAGCAAGTTCACTTCAGTGGAGCTGGCAGTGAGGGCGGCTGGAGCATCCAGTACGGTAAGGTGCTGCGAATTGAAGAAAATCCGAATGGCGTAAGCCTCGAACTGGGTGTTAAGAAAGGAAGTGGACTGTATCAGGTCGAGAAGTCGCTGATGCTGTCTGCCACCTTGGATGCCCTGGTAAGGCTGCATAAGCGTCTTCTCCTAACACCGCAGACTGAACGGGCTTCACGGCATATTCCGCAGGATGTCCGGATTCAGGTATGGCAACGAGATCAAGGGAAGTGCGTACAGTGTAAGGACAATAACTACCTCGAATTCGATCACATCATCCCTTTTAGTCAGGGCGGGGCGAGCACAGCAGGTAATATTCAGCTCCTGTGTCGGCGGTGCAATTTAGCTAAGGGAGACCGGATTTGA